The following proteins are encoded in a genomic region of Nicotiana sylvestris chromosome 4, ASM39365v2, whole genome shotgun sequence:
- the LOC104220100 gene encoding receptor-like protein kinase 7, with protein MAALLNCRPELMFFSIFSFFSVAFSDELQTLLSIKSSLTNPTTKTNVFKNWEPNTPLCNFTGIKCNSNGSVKELELSSQSLSGFVPFDKICSLNSLEKLSLGFNSLSGRVTNDLNNCVSLNYLDVGNNDFTGTFPDISSLSELTHFYANKSGFSGKFPGNSVANMSKLIVLSLGDNSFYRTPFPEVILRLDSLNWLYLSNCGLEGEIPEGIGNLTELINLELSMNHLTGEIPSGITKLTKLWQLELYENELTGKLPVGFGNLTSLEYFDASTNYLYGDLSEIRELNNLVSLQLLQNEFSGEVPVELGEFKKLVNVSLYTNKLTGQLPQKLGSWANFDFIDISENNFNGLIPPDMCKKGTMRGLLILENNFTGEIPESYGNCTTLERFRVSKNSLSGVIPAGIWGLPKLQIIDVAMNNFEGFITSNIGNAKSLGEIYVANNKFSGELPLEISKATSLVRIDCSNNQFSGEIPGTIGELKKLGNLYLQKNKFSGSIPDSLGSCVSLSEINMAHNSLIGSIPVSLGSFPTLTSLNLSENQLTGQIPTSLSHLKLNLLDFSNNQLTGPIPDSLSIDAYKGSFSGNNGLCSQNIKHFRRCFGESGKPRELHTLLLCLLVAVIVVLLSLAGFMYLKKKNEKVHERSLKEHSWNTKSFHILTFTEDEILDGIKHDNLIGKGGSGSVYRVQLADGTDFAVKHIWTSDSGGRKMSGTTSPMLGKRGMKSKEFEAEVQTLSSIRHVNVVKLYCSITSEDSSLLVYEYMPNGSLWDRLHTCKKMPLDWETRYEIALGAAKGLEYLHHGCDKPVIHRDVKSSNILLDELFKPRIADFGLAKIAQADSNKDSTHVIAGTHGYIAPEYGYTHKVNEKSDVYSFGVVLMELISGKRPIEPEYGENSNIVTWVSSKLKSKESVLSIVDSSIPEAFKEDAIKVLRIAIVCTDRLPSLRPTMRNVVKMLEDAEPCKLVGIIVSKDDSSNKAEQLKDHTKI; from the exons ATGGCGGCGCTATTGAATTGCCGGCCGGAACTTATGTTCTTCTCTATATTCTCTTTCTTCTCCGTCGCTTTTTCCGACGAGCTTCAAACACTTTTATCCATCAAATCCTCTTTAACAAACCCCACCACCAAAACCAATGTATTCAAAAACTGGGAACCCAATACTCCTCTTTGTAATTTCACTGGCATCAAATGCAATTCCAATGGCTCAGTCAAAGAACTCGAACTATCAAGTCAAAGCCTATCTGGTTTTGTCCCTTTTGATAAAATATGTTCTCTTAACtcattggaaaaactctctttggGTTTCAACTCACTCTCTGGACGTGTAACTAACGACTTGAACAATTGTGTTAGCTTGAATTACTTGGACGTTGGGAATAATGACTTCACAGGGACTTTTCCTGATATATCTTCACTTAGTGAATTAACCCATTTTTACGCTAATAAAAGTGGGTTTTCAGGAAAATTTCCGGGGAATTCTGTTGCAAATATGAGCAAACTGATTGTTCTTAGCCTTGGTGATAATTCATTTTATCGAACTCCGTTCCCTGAGGTGATTCTGAGGCTTGATAGTTTGAACTGGTTGTACTTGTCGAATTGTGGGCTTGAAGGGGAAATTCCAGAAGGAATTGGAAATCTTACGGAACTGATCAATTTAGAGCTGTCAATGAATCATCTTACTGGTGAAATTCCTTCTGGAATTACAAAGCTAACGAAATTATGGCAACTTGAGTTATATGAAAACGAGTTAACAGGGAAGTTGCCAGTTGGATTCGGGAATTTAACAAGTCTCGAATATTTTGATGCTTCGACTAATTACCTGTACGGTGATTTATCAGAAATTCGAGAGTTAAATAATTTGGTAAGTTTGCAGTTATTGCAGAATGAATTTTCAGGGGAAGTACCAGTGGAATTGGGGGAGTTCAAAAAACTTGTGAATGTGTCTTTGTATACTAACAAGTTAACAGGTCAACTTCCACAGAAGTTGGGTTCTTGGGCTAATTTCGATTTTATTGATATATCGGAGAATAATTTCAATGGTCTAATTCCACCGGATATGTGTAAGAAGGGAACAATGAGAGGATTATTGATACTTGAAAACAATTTCACAGGTGAAATTCCAGAAAGTTATGGAAATTGTACAACATTGGAGCGGTTTAGAGTGAGCAAGAATTCGCTTTCTGGTGTAATTCCAGCTGGAATTTGGGGGTtgccgaaactccaaataattgATGTTGCAATGAATAATTTTGAAGGTTTTATTACTTCTAATATTGGAAATGCAAAATCTTTAGGTGAAATTTATGTTGCTAATAATAAATTTTCTGGTGAGTTGCCTTTGGAAATTTCAAAGGCTACTTCTTTGGTGAGAATTGATTGTAGTAACAATCAGTTTTCAGGTGAAATTCCAGGGACAATTGGTGAGCTGAAGAAGCTTGGTAATCTTTATTTACAGAAGAACAAGTTTTCTGGTTCAATACCAGATTCTTTAGGCTCTTGTGTTTCATTAAGTGAGATTAACATGGCTCATAATTCGCTTATTGGATCAATTCCTGTTTCTTTGGGGTCATTTCCGACTTTAACTTCATTAAACTTGTCGGAAAATCAGCTCACGGGGCAGATTCCGACAAGTTTATCACATCTGAAGTTAAATCTTCTTGATTTTTCCAACAATCAGTTGACTGGACCAATACCGGATTCTCTATCAATTGATGCTTATAAGGGTAGCTTTTCTGGAAATAATGGTCTTTGTAGCCAAAACATTAAGCATTTTCGTCGATGTTTTGGTGAATCCGGAAAGCCTAGAGAACTGCACACCCTTTTGCTTTGTTTGTTGGTGGCTGTGATTGTTGTGCTCCTTTCACTTGCGGGTTTCATgtacttgaagaagaagaatgagaaaGTACATGAGAGGTCTTTGAAGGAACATTCTTGGAATACAAAGTCATTCCATATACTGACTTTCACAGAGGATGAGATTCTTGATGGAATTAAACATGATAATTTGATTGGAAAAGGTGGTTCTGGGAGTGTATACAGAGTGCAGCTTGCAGATGGCACAGATTTTGCTGTAAAGCATATTTGGACCTCTGATTCAGGAGGAAGGAAAATGTCAGGAACAACATCACCAATGTTGGGAAAACGTGGGATGAAGTCGAAAGAATTTGAGGCTGAGGTTCAAACACTGAGCTCAATTCGACATGTGAATGTTGTGAAATTGTATTGTAGTATAACGAGTGAGGACTCGAGCTTGTTGGTGTATGAGTATATGCCGAATGGGAGCTTGTGGGATCGATTGCACACTTGCAAGAAGATGCCACTTGATTGGGAGACGAGGTACGAGATAGCTCTTGGTGCAGCCAAAGGATTGGAGTATTTGCACCATGGTTGTGATAAGCCAGTCATTCACAGGGATGTTAAGTCTAGTAATATCTTGTTGGATGAGCTTTTCAAGCCAAGAATTGCTGATTTTGGTCTTGCTAAGATTGCACAAGCTGATTCAAACAAAGATTCAACTCATGTCATTGCAGGAACACATGGATATATTGCTCCTG AATATGGATACACGCACAAAGTGAACGAGAAAAGTGATGTATATAGTTTCGGAGTGGTTTTGATGGAGCTAATATCTGGGAAAAGGCCAATAGAACCAGAATATGGAGAGAATAGCAACATAGTAACATGGGTGAGCAGCAAATTGAAGAGCAAGGAGAGTGTGTTAAGCATAGTGGATTCAAGTATCCCAGAAGCTTTTAAGGAAGATGCAATCAAAGTCTTAAGAATTGCCATTGTCTGCACAGATAGGCTTCCATCTTTAAGGCCAACAATGAGAAATGTAGTCAAAATGCTGGAAGATGCAGAGCCCTGCAAATTGGTTGGGATAATTGTAAGCAAAGATGATAGTAGTAACAAGGCTGAGCAATTAAAGGATCACACCAAGATATAA